From one Candidatus Woesearchaeota archaeon genomic stretch:
- a CDS encoding metallophosphoesterase yields the protein MKIADNIEIFDLALYLIKEKTLVFADFHIGYEEALNKEGVLIPRFQLKETLERLERIFLNLKKNKKEINKIIVNGDLKHEFGTISEQEWRDALKLLDFLNKYCKEIVLIKGNHDTILGPIADKRNLEIINFLKINGILIIHGDKTNKNIEILIKKSKIIVIAHEHPAVSLKEGGRVETFKCFLKGKYKKKTLIVQPSFNLVTEGADVAKEKLLSPFLQQKLDDFEVYVIADKVYYFERLKNIVKF from the coding sequence ATGAAAATCGCAGACAATATTGAAATCTTTGATCTTGCACTTTATTTGATTAAAGAAAAAACTTTGGTATTTGCAGACTTCCACATAGGATATGAAGAAGCATTGAACAAAGAAGGTGTTTTAATTCCAAGATTCCAATTGAAAGAAACGCTTGAAAGATTGGAAAGGATTTTTTTAAATCTTAAAAAAAATAAAAAAGAAATTAATAAAATAATAGTGAATGGCGATCTAAAGCACGAGTTCGGAACAATATCCGAGCAGGAATGGCGGGATGCATTAAAGCTGCTGGATTTTTTGAATAAATATTGCAAAGAAATTGTCTTAATTAAAGGCAATCATGACACGATACTGGGGCCTATTGCAGATAAAAGGAATTTGGAAATAATTAATTTTCTGAAAATAAATGGCATTTTAATAATCCATGGCGATAAAACAAATAAAAACATCGAAATCCTGATTAAAAAATCCAAAATAATAGTTATCGCGCATGAGCATCCTGCTGTTTCTTTAAAAGAAGGCGGCCGCGTAGAAACATTCAAATGCTTTCTGAAGGGAAAATATAAAAAGAAAACTTTGATTGTGCAGCCCTCTTTCAATCTTGTTACAGAAGGGGCAGATGTTGCAAAAGAAAAATTATTGAGCCCTTTTCTGCAACAGAAGTTGGATGATTTTGAAGTCTATGTCATTGCCGACAAGGTTTATTATTTTGAGAGATTGAAAAACATTGTGAAATTCTGA
- the nth gene encoding endonuclease III: MPKIKNIALIMDLLKKESENWKHPFVSEWGRIVRDPFTTLISCLLSLRTKDKTTAEASIRLLKKYNTPEKILKLSNKKIEKLIYPVGFYRTKAKRIKEICRVLIKRYKSKVPDTFDELIKLKGVGPKTASIVVVYGYNKPDHIPVDTHVHQIANRLGWVNTKTPEKTQPALEKIIPKKYWYDLNELFVRFGQNICVPVSPFCSRCPISKYCPRIGVKRSR; this comes from the coding sequence ATGCCTAAAATAAAAAATATTGCTCTTATAATGGACCTGCTGAAAAAAGAATCCGAAAACTGGAAACATCCTTTTGTTTCGGAATGGGGCAGGATAGTTAGGGATCCGTTTACAACGCTGATCTCTTGTTTATTAAGTTTAAGGACAAAAGACAAGACAACAGCAGAAGCATCAATAAGATTATTGAAAAAATACAACACTCCTGAAAAAATATTAAAGCTGTCAAATAAAAAAATAGAGAAATTGATCTATCCAGTCGGATTTTACAGGACAAAGGCAAAAAGGATAAAAGAGATCTGCAGGGTTTTGATTAAAAGGTATAAAAGTAAAGTTCCAGATACATTCGATGAATTAATCAAATTAAAAGGCGTTGGGCCCAAAACAGCCTCAATTGTTGTTGTTTACGGATATAACAAGCCAGACCACATTCCAGTTGATACGCACGTTCATCAGATTGCCAACAGGCTCGGATGGGTAAATACAAAAACACCTGAAAAAACCCAGCCAGCGCTTGAAAAAATAATTCCTAAGAAATACTGGTATGACTTAAACGAGCTTTTTGTCCGGTTCGGGCAGAATATCTGCGTTCCAGTTTCGCCATTCTGCTCAAGATGCCCGATAAGCAAATACTGCCCGAGAATCGGGGTGAAAAGAAGCAGATGA